The proteins below are encoded in one region of Equus caballus isolate H_3958 breed thoroughbred chromosome 16, TB-T2T, whole genome shotgun sequence:
- the ITIH4 gene encoding inter-alpha-trypsin inhibitor heavy chain H4 isoform X4, whose product MERFQVSVNVAPEAKVTFELVYEELLKRRLGVYELLLKVQPKQLVKHLQMDIHIFEPQGISFLETESTFMTNELADALTVSQNMTKAHIRFKPTLSQQRKSPEQQDTVLNGNFIVRYDVNRTVSGGSIQIENGYFVHYFAPEGLPTIPKNVIFVIDQSGSMAGRKIQQTREALIKIVDDLGPKDQFNLVCFNEEATQWKPSLVPASAENMKEARNFAAGIMARGGTNINDAVLLAVQLLERANKQELLPAGSVSLIILLTDGDPTVGETNRANIQKNVQEAISGQCSLFCLGFGFHVSYAFLEKLALDNGGLARRIYEDSDSALQLQDFYQEVANPLLMKVAFEYPSNAVEEVTQDNFRLLFKGSEMVVAGKLRDKGPDVLSAKVRGQLHLQNITFQTEASVAEKEEEFRSPKYIFHSFMERLWAYLTIQQLLERAVSASDSEKQALETRALSLSLNYSFVTPLTSMVVTKPEGQEESRVAEKPMENENRHRNIHVGQSFFRSHSTGDGRSRITAGTSERLSSFQRRFGPPGPLHPPRGPFLPDHMLLPDISLAPPVPEGVFHDMDLRTKETIIMAAPPPAPIQAPPVILPLPGQSVDWLCVDIKRSQGLMKLLSDPDQGVEVTGQYETEKAQFAWIEVTFKNPQLQVRASPEHVVVTRNRRSTAHKWKETLFSVIPGLKMTMDSAGLLLLTSPDKVTIGLLSWDGPGKGLRLLLQDTDRFSSHVGGALGQFYQDVLWGPPAAADDNKRTLRVQGHDHPATRELKLDYQEGLPGREISCWSVEL is encoded by the exons ATGGAGCGGTTCCAGGTATCAGTCAATGTGGCTCCCGAGGCCAAGGTCACCTTTGAGCTGGTGTACGAGGAGCTGCTCAAGCGGCGTCTGGGCGTGTACGAACTGCTGCTGAAAGTCCAGCCCAAACAGCTGGTCAAGCACCTGCAG ATGGACATTCACATTTTCGAGCCTCAGGGCATCAGCTTCCTGGAGACAGAGAGCACCTTCATGACCAACGAACTGGCAGATGCCCTCACCGTCTCGCAGAACATGACCAAG GCTCACATCCGATTCAAGCCAACGCTCTCCCAGCAGCGGAAGTCTCCAGAGCAGCAGGACACAGTCCTGAATGGCAACTTCATAGTCCGCTATGATGTGAACAGGACCGTCTCTGGGGGTTCCATTCAG ATCGAGAATGGCTACTTTGTGCACTACTTTGCCCCTGAGGGCCTGCCTACAATACCCAAGAATGTGATCTTTGTCATTGACCAGAGCGGCTCCATGGCGGGCAGGAAAATCCAGCAG ACTCGAGAAGCCCTAATTAAGATTGTGGACGACCTCGGCCCCAAAGACCAGTTCAACCTTGTCTGCTTCAATGAGGAAGCAACCCAGTGGAAGCCATCGCTGGTGCCAGCCTCAGCTGAGAACATGAAAGAGGCCAGGAACTTTGCTGCTGGCATCATGGCCCGGGGGG GGACCAACATCAACGATGCGGTGCTGTTGGCCGTGCAGCTGCTGGAGAGAGCCAACAAGCAGGAGCTGCTGCCCGCGGGGAGCGTCTCACTCATCATCCTGCTCACCGACGGCGACCCCACCGTGG GGGAGACCAACCGTGCGAACATCCAGAAGAACGTGCAGGAAGCCATAAGCGGCCAGTGCAGCCTCTTCTGCCTGGGCTTCGGCTTCCACGTCAGCTACGCTTTCCTGGAGAAGCTGGCACTGGACAACGGCGGTCTGGCTCGGCGCATCTATGAGGACTCGGACTCCGCACTGCAGCTCCAG GACTTCTACCAAGAAGTGGCCAACCCACTGCTGATGAAGGTGGCCTTCGAGTATCCGAGCAATGCTGTGGAGGAGGTCACACAGGACAACTTCCGGCTGCTCTTCAAGGGCTCTGAGATGGTGGTGGCTGGGAAGCTCCGGGACAAGGGCCCTGATGTGCTCTCAGCCAAAGTCCGCGGGCAGCTG CACCTGCAGAACATCACCTTCCAAACGGAGGCCAGCGTGGCCGAGAAGGAAGAGGAGTTCCGGAGCCCCAAGTATATCTTCCATAGCTTCATGGAGAGACTCTGGGCATACCTGACCATCCAGCAACTGCTGGAGCGAGC AGTTTCTGCATCAGATTCTGAAAAACAGGCCCTAGAGACCCGAGCTCTGAGCTTGTCACTCAACTACAGCTTTGTCACCCCACTCACATCCATGGTGGTCACCAAGCCTGAAGGTCAAGAGGAGTCTCGAGTTGCTGAGAAGCCCATGGAAAACG AAAACAGACACAGGAACATCCACGTAG GTCAGTCATTCTTCAGATCTCATTCCACGGGAGACGGAAGGTCCAGAATAACAG CTGGGACTTCTGAGAGGCTATCCAGCTTCCAAAGGAGATTCGGACCGCCCGGCCCTCTTCACCCTCCTCGTGGTCCTTTTCTACCCGACCATATGCTGCTACCAGACATCAGCTTAG CCCCACCGGTTCCTGAGGGAGTGTTTCATGACATGGATTTAAGAACCAAAG aaacaaTCATCatggcagccccacccccag CCCCCATCCAGGCTCCTCCTGTCATCCTGCCGCTGCCTGGGCAAAGCGTGGACTGGCTCTGTGTGGACATCAAGCGCTCTCAGGGGCTGATGAAGCTGCTCTCAGACCCTGACCAAG GAGTTGAGGTGACTGGGCAGTACGAGACAGAGAAGGCCCAGTTCGCATGGATCGAGGTGACCTTCAAGAACCCCCAGCTGCAGGTCCGCGCATCCCCTGAGCACGTGGTGGTGACTCGGAACCGAAGAAGCACTGCGCACAAGTGGAAGGAAACACTGTTCTCAGTGATACCTGG CCTCAAGATGACCATGGATAGCGCAGGGCTCCTGCTGCTCACCAGCCCAGACAAAGTGACCATCGGCCTGCTGTCCTGGGATGGCCCTGGGAAGGGGCTCCGGCTCCTTCTGCAGGACACTGACCGCTTCTCCAGCCACGTTGGTGGGGCCCTTG GCCAGTTTTACCAGGACGTGCTTTGGGGTCCGCCTGCAGCAGCAGATGACAACAAGCGCACACTGAGGGTTCAGGGGCATGACCACCCTGCCACCAG AGAGCTCAAGCTGGATTACCAAGAGGGGCTCCCGGGAAGAGAGATTTCCTGCTGGTCTGTGGAGCTGTAG